The Limisphaera ngatamarikiensis genomic interval ATATTCAACGCCGAACCCAAAAAAATCTTCACCCGCCGGTGCAATACCTCAGGCGATGGCTAAGGTTTGGGGTGGGGGCGGGGAGGAATTCGGACCCCGGGCCCGGGGGTGTGGGGTCTATCCGGTGGTTGGGTCGGTGGTCGGTTGGGTTGCGGCCGGGGTTGATGGGGCGGGTCAGCGTTCGACGCGGGCGCTTGCGCCTGCCATGAGTTTTTCGACCTCGGCGAGGGTGGCCATGGAGGTGTCGCCCGGGGTGGTCATGGCGAGGGCACCGTGGGCGGCGCCGTATTCGACGGCGCGTTGGGGGTCGGCTCCGGTCATGAGGCCGTAGATGAATCCGGAGGCGAAGCTGTCGCCGCCGCCGACGCGGTCGAGGATTTCGAGGTCGGGGTAATGCCGGCTTTGGTAGAAGCGGCCGTTGACCCAGGCGATGGCGCCCCAGTCGTTGCGGGTTGCGGTTTTGGCGGCGCGGAGGGTGGTGGCGACGGCTTTGAAGTTGGGGTATTCGCGGACGGCGCGTTCGATCATGCGCTGGAAGGCGGAGACGTTGAGTTGAAGGAGGTTGGGGTCGGCACCTTCGACCTCGAGGCCGAGGCAGGCGGTGAAGTCCTCCTCGTTACCGAGCATGACGTCGACGTGGCGTGCGATTTGGCGGTTGACCTCGCGGGCGCGGGCCTGGCCGCCGACGGCTTTCCATAGGCTGGGGCGGTAGTTGAGGTCGTAACTGACGATGACGCCGTGTTGTCGGGCTTTTTGGACGGCTTCGAGGGCGAGGGCGGCGGTGGATTCGCTGAGGCCGGCGAAGATGCCGCCGGTGTGGAACCAGCGGACGCCGAGCCGGCCGAAGATGTGGTCCCAGTCGAAGTCGCCGGGTTTGAGCTGGCTGGCGGCGGAGTGGCCGCGGTCGGATACGCCGAGGGCGGCGCGCACGCCGAAGCCGCGTTCGGTGAAGTTGAGCCCGTTTCGGGCGGTGCGGCCGACGCCGTCGAAGGGGCGCCAGAGGATGAACTCGGTGCTGACGCCGCCCTGGAGGACGCAGTCTTCGAGGAGGCGTCCGACTTCATTGTCCACGAAGGCGGTGCAGACGGCGGTGCGCATGCCGAAACAACGGCGGAGGCCGCGTGCGACGTTGTATTCGCCGCCGCCCTCCCAGACACGGAACCACCGGGTGGTGCGGATGCGGCCCTCACCGGGGTCGAGGCGCAACATGATTTCGCCGAGGGCGACGAGGTCGTATTTGCACTGTTCGGCCGGTTTCAGGTTCAGGATGCTCATACGTTGCACGTTGCCCGTTGGAACGACCGTTGTTTGGCGGGGGTTAGGTTGTGGTGGTGGCAGTTGGGATTCAATCCCTTTTGCGCGCGGTGGGGGTGGTGTGTGGGGAGTGGTTCGGGGGTGTGGGGAGAACCGTGGAGGTGGGGTGAGTGGCTTTGGGATTTGCGCGGTTGTGGCGGTGGGGCGTGCGATTATACTGCGGGGCATGGTGCGGGTCGGCATTGGGTATGATGTGCATGCGTTGGTGGAGGGGCGTCGGCTGGTGTTGGGCGGCGTGGAGATTCCGCATACGCACGGGTTGGAGGGGCATTCGGATGCGGATGTGCTGATGCATGCGATTTGCGATGCGGTGTTGGGGGCGGTGGGGGCCGGGGACATTGGTCAGTTTTTTCCGAACACGGACCCGCGATGGAAAGGGGCGCCGAGCCGGGTGTTTCTGGAGGAGGCGGCGCGGCAGGTGCGACTGCGCGGGGGCCGGATTTTGAATGTGGATGCGACGGTGCTGGCGCAGCGGCCGAAGCTGGCGCCGCATGTGGAGCTGATGCGGGAGAGGATTGCGGCGGCGCTGGGTTTGACGTCGGCTCAGGTGGGCGTCAAAGCGACGACGAACGAGGGGTTGGGGTTTGTGGGGCGGCAGGAGGGGATTGCGGCGATGGCGGTGGCGGCGGTGGAGTTGCCGGAGTCCGGGGCGGGTGTGGTGGATCCGGTTTGAGCCGGGGCGTCCCCTGTGTGGGGAGTGTGCCCGGGGAAAGGTGATTGTGGACCATGGCGAAGGCCG includes:
- a CDS encoding sugar kinase gives rise to the protein MSILNLKPAEQCKYDLVALGEIMLRLDPGEGRIRTTRWFRVWEGGGEYNVARGLRRCFGMRTAVCTAFVDNEVGRLLEDCVLQGGVSTEFILWRPFDGVGRTARNGLNFTERGFGVRAALGVSDRGHSAASQLKPGDFDWDHIFGRLGVRWFHTGGIFAGLSESTAALALEAVQKARQHGVIVSYDLNYRPSLWKAVGGQARAREVNRQIARHVDVMLGNEEDFTACLGLEVEGADPNLLQLNVSAFQRMIERAVREYPNFKAVATTLRAAKTATRNDWGAIAWVNGRFYQSRHYPDLEILDRVGGGDSFASGFIYGLMTGADPQRAVEYGAAHGALAMTTPGDTSMATLAEVEKLMAGASARVER
- the ispF gene encoding 2-C-methyl-D-erythritol 2,4-cyclodiphosphate synthase, with translation MVRVGIGYDVHALVEGRRLVLGGVEIPHTHGLEGHSDADVLMHAICDAVLGAVGAGDIGQFFPNTDPRWKGAPSRVFLEEAARQVRLRGGRILNVDATVLAQRPKLAPHVELMRERIAAALGLTSAQVGVKATTNEGLGFVGRQEGIAAMAVAAVELPESGAGVVDPV